Proteins encoded in a region of the Caldilineales bacterium genome:
- a CDS encoding metallophosphoesterase, with product MTGKLIGMMGLAGAAALGYAWAGERPQMRLDRYEIALPGGVGAGLRLLHLADQHLGPENWVQKRRMQHLRRLLPDLRPDLILFTGDFLHNDTGLAAVEDLLRLLPPARLGVYAVLGNHDYAEYSWGRFFGGVGQAVGAARGLRRKLAAAGAGVGQVVGLGLRILRNERLRFARVANDTRELRALLELYDVCLLDNTAVPIPGQPGLWLAGVDDPIEGAPDLAQAWAGIPSAAPVLLLTHHPDLAYQTPPGLALALSGHTHGGQVVLPWLGAVHTQGTRLPRRHASGWFDDLPNGGRMFVSRGMGESTPFRFRCPPQVAVIDLLPVIEREA from the coding sequence ATGACAGGCAAGCTGATCGGGATGATGGGGCTGGCGGGGGCGGCGGCGCTCGGCTACGCCTGGGCAGGCGAGCGGCCACAGATGCGGCTGGATCGCTACGAGATCGCCCTGCCGGGCGGCGTGGGCGCTGGTCTGCGCCTCCTGCACCTGGCCGACCAGCACCTCGGCCCCGAAAACTGGGTGCAGAAGCGACGGATGCAGCATCTCCGCCGCCTGCTGCCCGATCTGCGCCCGGACCTGATTCTTTTCACCGGCGATTTCTTGCACAACGATACCGGTCTGGCTGCCGTCGAGGACTTGCTGCGGCTGTTGCCACCGGCCCGCTTGGGCGTCTATGCCGTGTTGGGCAACCACGACTACGCCGAATACTCGTGGGGGCGGTTCTTCGGCGGCGTTGGGCAGGCGGTGGGGGCGGCGAGGGGGCTGCGGCGCAAGCTGGCAGCCGCCGGCGCGGGGGTGGGCCAGGTGGTGGGGCTGGGGCTACGCATCCTGCGCAACGAGCGGTTGCGCTTTGCCCGCGTGGCAAACGACACCCGCGAGCTGCGCGCCCTGCTCGAACTCTACGATGTCTGCCTGCTGGACAACACCGCCGTTCCCATTCCCGGCCAGCCTGGCCTGTGGCTGGCGGGTGTGGATGACCCCATCGAGGGCGCGCCCGACCTGGCGCAAGCCTGGGCCGGCATCCCATCCGCGGCGCCGGTGCTGCTTCTGACTCATCACCCCGACCTGGCCTACCAGACTCCGCCCGGCCTGGCGCTGGCGCTTTCGGGACATACGCACGGCGGCCAGGTGGTGCTGCCCTGGCTGGGGGCCGTACACACGCAGGGCACGCGGCTGCCCCGCCGCCATGCCTCCGGCTGGTTCGATGACCTGCCCAACGGCGGGCGCATGTTCGTCTCGCGCGGGATGGGCGAGTCGACACCCTTCCGTTTCCGTTGCCCGCCCCAGGTGGCCGTCATCGATCTGTTGCCAGTTATAGAACGTGAGGCGTGA
- a CDS encoding biotin--[acetyl-CoA-carboxylase] ligase, with translation MLLLRFPSLPSTQDWLRHWARLGAAEGLAVQSAEQTAGRGRLDRSWWSPSGGGLYLSVLLRPAIPLGRASHLTMLVSLAAIDACRTVAQVDPRPKWPNDLLVSGRKLAGVLTEIEANDDRLHFAIIGLGLNVNMSFAHTPLAETAISLSEAAGREIDIEAVRDAFLTALERRYRRFTAGESPLAEWQGRLEPLGRRVRVQMDGRPELIGRASGVHPDGGLLVEDDAGLVHTLWAGDVIPLPDP, from the coding sequence ATGCTCCTCCTCCGCTTCCCTTCCCTGCCCTCCACCCAAGACTGGCTGCGCCATTGGGCCAGATTGGGCGCCGCCGAGGGCTTGGCCGTCCAGTCCGCTGAACAGACGGCCGGCCGGGGCCGGCTCGACCGCTCGTGGTGGTCGCCGTCCGGCGGCGGCCTCTACCTGTCGGTCCTCCTGCGCCCCGCCATCCCCCTGGGCCGCGCCTCCCACCTGACCATGCTCGTCTCGCTGGCTGCCATCGACGCCTGCCGGACCGTGGCCCAGGTCGATCCCCGCCCCAAATGGCCCAACGACCTCCTCGTTTCGGGCCGCAAGCTGGCGGGCGTGCTGACCGAGATCGAAGCCAACGATGACCGCCTGCACTTTGCCATCATCGGCCTGGGCTTGAACGTGAACATGTCCTTTGCCCACACCCCCCTGGCCGAAACCGCCATCAGCCTGAGCGAAGCCGCCGGTCGCGAGATCGACATCGAGGCCGTGCGCGACGCCTTCCTGACCGCTCTGGAAAGGCGCTACCGGCGCTTCACAGCCGGCGAATCACCTCTGGCCGAATGGCAAGGGCGGCTGGAGCCGTTGGGCCGCCGCGTTCGCGTCCAGATGGATGGCCGGCCCGAGCTTATCGGCAGGGCCAGCGGCGTTCATCCCGACGGCGGTTTGCTGGTCGAAGACGACGCCGGCCTCGTCCACACCCTCTGGGCCGGCGATGTGATCCCTCTCCCTGACCCCTGA
- a CDS encoding acetate--CoA ligase family protein, which yields MDQPSPSPRPDLAPFFAPTGVAVVGASATPGKLGYGVLHNLIRQGYRGAVHPVNARCTAGETLLGLPCYPDLALVPDPVDLAVIIVPAPAVAQVLRSCGRRAIPAAIILSGGFAEAGAEGESRQAEISAIARAHGIRLIGPNCAGVLHTGSRLDATFIEHMPDPGPLAFLSQSGAIGGALIDWAKGHGVGVCYFASLGNMADVNESDLVAQLADDPAAGVIALYLEGLGNGRRFLEVAAQTARHKPIVVLKAGRTAAGAAAVSSHTASLAGSDAAYRAAFRQHGIVVADDTDELFGAAVALAYQPTPAAPAGRPRVAILTNAGGPGAIAADALAGGGLLVPPPDPATLTALRAALGPSPQLRNPFDLLGAASTPEFSAAARLLLAENAYDALLVVLVPNTASDPVGIADALAQVSAEQRHPPGGVPKPVYVCYMGDISVRAGRLRLHQHRLPPFAFPEAAARALAAAWAWRQWQNRPPAVPEPIPALPPTLHSRLHDFSAAGRLALTETELYPLLADLDLPLAPARLARSADEAAAHAIRLGSPVALKIASPDLIHKSDAGGVILGLDGPAAVAAAYRRLLAGLEHSHPGIAIDGALVQKMAAPGAEVIIGARRDPTFGPMLLFGGGGVYVEAFADFALRTAPLSVTEARAMMAETVAGRLLEGARGRPPADLDALAHLMARIAGLACAAPELAEIEFNPVIVHPAGQGLTIVDARALLVPAS from the coding sequence ATGGATCAACCTTCACCCTCGCCTCGCCCCGATCTCGCGCCCTTCTTCGCTCCGACCGGGGTCGCTGTCGTCGGCGCCTCGGCCACGCCCGGCAAACTCGGCTACGGCGTCCTCCACAACCTCATCCGCCAGGGCTACCGGGGCGCCGTCCACCCCGTCAATGCCCGCTGCACCGCCGGCGAGACCCTCCTCGGCCTCCCCTGCTACCCCGACCTGGCCCTCGTCCCCGACCCCGTCGATCTCGCCGTCATCATCGTCCCCGCCCCGGCCGTGGCCCAGGTCCTGCGCAGCTGTGGCCGCCGCGCCATCCCCGCCGCCATCATCCTCTCCGGCGGCTTTGCCGAGGCCGGCGCCGAGGGCGAGAGCCGACAGGCCGAGATCAGCGCCATCGCCCGCGCGCACGGCATCCGCTTGATCGGCCCCAACTGCGCCGGCGTCCTTCACACCGGCAGCCGGCTCGACGCCACCTTCATCGAGCACATGCCCGACCCCGGCCCCCTTGCCTTCCTCTCGCAATCGGGGGCCATCGGCGGCGCCCTCATCGACTGGGCCAAAGGCCACGGCGTGGGCGTGTGCTACTTCGCCAGCCTGGGCAACATGGCCGACGTCAACGAAAGCGACCTGGTGGCGCAACTGGCCGACGACCCCGCCGCCGGCGTCATCGCCCTCTACCTCGAGGGCCTGGGCAACGGCCGCCGCTTCCTCGAAGTCGCCGCCCAGACCGCCCGCCACAAACCCATCGTCGTCCTCAAAGCCGGCCGCACCGCCGCTGGCGCCGCCGCCGTCTCCTCGCACACCGCCAGCCTGGCCGGCTCCGACGCCGCCTACCGCGCCGCCTTCCGGCAGCATGGCATCGTCGTGGCCGACGACACCGACGAGCTTTTCGGCGCCGCCGTGGCCCTGGCCTACCAGCCCACCCCCGCCGCCCCGGCCGGGCGACCGCGCGTCGCCATCCTCACCAACGCCGGCGGGCCGGGCGCCATCGCCGCCGACGCCCTGGCCGGCGGCGGCCTGCTCGTCCCCCCGCCCGACCCCGCCACCCTGACCGCCCTGCGCGCCGCCCTCGGCCCCAGCCCCCAACTTCGCAACCCCTTCGACCTCCTCGGCGCCGCCTCCACCCCCGAATTCAGCGCCGCCGCCCGCCTCCTCCTGGCCGAAAACGCCTACGACGCCCTCCTCGTCGTCCTCGTCCCCAACACCGCCAGCGACCCCGTCGGCATCGCCGACGCCCTCGCCCAGGTCAGCGCCGAGCAGCGCCACCCTCCCGGCGGCGTCCCCAAACCCGTCTACGTCTGCTACATGGGCGACATCAGCGTGCGCGCCGGTCGCCTGCGCCTGCACCAACACCGCCTGCCGCCCTTTGCCTTCCCCGAAGCCGCCGCCCGCGCCCTGGCCGCCGCCTGGGCCTGGCGGCAGTGGCAGAACCGGCCGCCCGCCGTCCCCGAACCCATCCCGGCCCTGCCCCCGACCCTCCACAGCCGCCTGCACGACTTCAGCGCCGCCGGACGGCTCGCCCTGACCGAGACCGAACTCTACCCCCTCCTGGCCGATCTCGACCTCCCCCTCGCCCCCGCCCGCCTGGCCCGCAGCGCCGACGAAGCCGCCGCCCATGCCATCCGTCTCGGCTCGCCCGTCGCCCTCAAGATCGCCTCGCCCGACCTCATCCACAAATCCGACGCCGGCGGCGTCATCCTGGGGCTAGATGGCCCGGCCGCCGTCGCCGCCGCCTACCGCCGCCTGCTCGCCGGATTGGAGCACAGCCACCCCGGCATCGCCATCGATGGCGCCCTCGTCCAGAAAATGGCCGCCCCCGGCGCCGAAGTCATCATCGGCGCCCGCCGCGACCCCACCTTCGGCCCCATGCTCCTCTTCGGCGGCGGCGGCGTCTACGTCGAAGCCTTTGCCGATTTCGCCCTGCGCACCGCCCCCCTGTCCGTAACCGAGGCGCGGGCGATGATGGCCGAAACGGTGGCCGGGCGGCTGCTGGAGGGTGCGCGCGGCCGTCCTCCCGCCGACCTCGACGCCCTCGCCCACCTCATGGCCCGCATCGCCGGCCTGGCCTGCGCCGCCCCCGAACTGGCTGAGATCGAATTCAACCCCGTCATCGTCCACCCCGCCGGCCAGGGCCTGACCATCGTCGATGCCCGCGCCCTCCTCGTCCCTGCCTCCTGA
- a CDS encoding phasin family protein: protein MPAARTAKTVESVTEEVAKIAPAIAPAVAPTTAEKTVKTARAAVAKTAKTAQATAGKVVEKATEVNGKNPVTKVVRNVLLAAIGTVALGKEEIEAIVSRLVERGEIAEKDGREMITDLFERRPKELPKPEIKVEGVLDGRVEGILSRMNVPSRSDVEELGKKIADLSRKVDDLSKKLAA from the coding sequence ATGCCTGCTGCAAGAACCGCCAAAACCGTCGAGTCCGTGACCGAAGAGGTCGCCAAGATCGCCCCGGCTATCGCCCCGGCTGTCGCCCCGACTACCGCCGAAAAGACCGTCAAAACCGCCCGCGCCGCCGTCGCCAAGACCGCCAAGACCGCTCAGGCTACGGCCGGGAAAGTGGTCGAGAAGGCCACCGAAGTGAACGGCAAGAACCCCGTGACCAAAGTCGTCCGCAATGTCCTCCTGGCCGCCATCGGCACCGTCGCCCTGGGCAAAGAGGAGATCGAAGCCATCGTCAGCCGGTTGGTCGAGCGCGGCGAGATCGCCGAGAAAGACGGCCGCGAGATGATCACCGACCTGTTCGAGCGCCGGCCAAAGGAACTGCCCAAGCCCGAGATCAAGGTCGAAGGCGTGCTGGATGGCCGCGTCGAGGGCATCCTCTCGCGCATGAATGTCCCCTCCCGCAGCGATGTGGAAGAACTGGGCAAGAAGATCGCCGATCTCTCGCGCAAAGTGGACGACCTGAGCAAAAAGCTCGCCGCCTGA
- a CDS encoding undecaprenyl-phosphate glucose phosphotransferase, which produces MNRARFVFVIVTLATDIVAICAAVFTAHRLQRLVKPDSVDRLLAYAPYLLLLIGATLLVLYFYRRYHRRQPQGLINSLSAVAGPLTIANLIVLAGIAFFLRTPGEAEPVNYPRAFPVYAWAFSILYISLGRFFLARIFAFLQARHVGRDRVLVVGTGEVGRMLVQKLQSAGGIAHEVVGFVDTNPESPTVVGVPALGHPADLPAIIETHSVDEVVIGLPEGSHRQLVQLIALCEREKVSIKVFPDVFQIMATEVSVSDLAGLPLLTVRDVALRGWRLSMKRGYDLLFGGLMLIFFSPLMLFIALLIKLESPGPIFYIQERMGLDARPFPMLKFRSMRSDAEKQGPGWTTANDPRKTRLGALLRRISFDELPQLINVVRGDMSLVGPRPERPVYVEQFRQVIPRYMERHREKAGLTGWAQVNGLRGDTSIVERTKYDLWYIENWSLWLDFKICVQTAFRLFSDRNAY; this is translated from the coding sequence ATGAACCGGGCACGCTTCGTCTTCGTGATCGTCACCCTGGCCACGGACATTGTTGCCATCTGTGCGGCCGTTTTCACCGCCCATCGCCTGCAACGGCTGGTCAAACCCGATTCGGTCGACCGACTGCTGGCCTATGCGCCCTACCTGCTGCTGCTGATTGGCGCCACCCTTCTCGTCCTCTATTTCTACCGGCGCTACCACCGCCGCCAACCCCAGGGCCTGATCAACAGCCTATCGGCGGTGGCCGGGCCGCTGACGATCGCCAACCTCATCGTCCTGGCCGGCATCGCTTTCTTCTTGCGCACGCCTGGCGAGGCCGAACCTGTCAACTATCCGCGGGCCTTCCCGGTCTATGCCTGGGCTTTCAGCATCCTCTACATCAGCCTGGGCCGTTTCTTCCTGGCCCGCATCTTCGCCTTCCTGCAGGCGCGGCATGTGGGCCGCGATAGGGTGCTGGTGGTGGGCACCGGCGAGGTGGGGCGCATGTTGGTGCAGAAGCTCCAGAGCGCCGGCGGCATCGCCCACGAAGTGGTCGGCTTTGTCGACACCAACCCCGAATCCCCCACCGTCGTCGGCGTCCCCGCCCTCGGCCATCCCGCCGACCTGCCCGCCATCATCGAGACGCACAGCGTCGATGAGGTCGTCATCGGTCTGCCCGAAGGCTCGCACCGCCAGCTCGTGCAACTGATCGCCCTCTGCGAGCGCGAGAAAGTCAGCATCAAGGTCTTCCCCGACGTCTTCCAGATCATGGCCACCGAGGTTTCGGTCAGCGACCTGGCCGGGCTGCCGCTGCTGACCGTGCGCGACGTGGCCCTGCGCGGGTGGCGGCTGTCGATGAAGCGCGGCTACGACCTCCTTTTCGGCGGGCTGATGCTGATCTTCTTCTCGCCCCTGATGTTGTTCATCGCCCTGCTGATCAAGCTGGAATCGCCCGGCCCCATCTTCTACATCCAGGAGCGGATGGGCCTCGACGCCCGGCCCTTCCCCATGCTCAAGTTCCGCTCGATGCGGAGCGACGCCGAAAAGCAAGGCCCCGGCTGGACGACGGCCAACGACCCCCGCAAAACCCGCCTCGGCGCCCTCCTGCGCCGCATCTCGTTCGACGAGCTGCCGCAACTGATCAACGTCGTGCGCGGGGACATGAGCCTGGTGGGGCCGCGGCCCGAGCGCCCGGTCTATGTCGAGCAATTCCGGCAGGTCATCCCCCGCTACATGGAGCGGCACCGCGAGAAGGCGGGGCTGACCGGCTGGGCGCAGGTGAACGGGCTGCGGGGCGACACCAGCATCGTCGAGCGCACCAAGTACGACCTCTGGTACATCGAAAACTGGTCGCTGTGGCTCGATTTCAAGATCTGCGTGCAGACGGCGTTTCGCCTGTTCAGCGACCGCAATGCGTATTGA
- a CDS encoding glycosyltransferase family 2 protein → MLDLAIVIVSYNTRDLLRTCLRSVFASEGDFVFHVTVVDNASADGSLDMVRQEFPQAGAIAAPRNGGFAYANNIGLRSYGFGEMADPAGLPRYALLLNPDTELPPTALAAMLDLMDQRPDLGASGPKLVLPDGSLDKACRRSFPSPASFIYRGLGLSKLFPGSRRLAQYNLTYLPEDQETEVDSVVGAFMLVRRQAIVQAGLLDEAFFMHGEDLDWAYRIKAAGWRVWYHPQVRVLHHKGAASRGNPRVRYAFYQAMHIFVRKHYRRQTPLPLYALILAGIAIKGGVDVGLTWLRSRLPASPAAGVRP, encoded by the coding sequence ATGCTCGACCTGGCCATCGTCATCGTCAGCTACAACACCAGAGATTTGCTCCGCACCTGCCTTCGTTCGGTCTTTGCCAGCGAAGGCGATTTTGTCTTCCATGTCACCGTCGTCGATAACGCCAGCGCCGATGGCAGCCTGGACATGGTGCGGCAGGAATTCCCGCAGGCCGGCGCCATCGCCGCCCCGCGCAACGGCGGCTTCGCCTATGCCAACAACATCGGCCTGCGCAGCTATGGTTTTGGGGAGATGGCCGACCCGGCCGGGCTGCCGCGCTACGCCCTCCTGCTCAACCCCGACACCGAACTCCCCCCCACCGCCCTGGCCGCCATGCTCGACCTGATGGATCAGCGGCCCGACCTGGGCGCCTCTGGCCCCAAACTGGTGCTGCCCGATGGCAGCCTCGACAAAGCCTGTCGTCGCTCCTTCCCCAGCCCGGCCTCGTTCATCTACCGCGGCCTGGGCCTGAGCAAACTCTTCCCCGGCAGCAGGCGGCTGGCCCAGTACAACCTGACCTATCTGCCCGAAGACCAGGAAACCGAAGTCGATTCGGTGGTGGGCGCCTTCATGCTCGTCCGCCGCCAGGCCATCGTCCAGGCCGGGCTGCTGGACGAAGCCTTTTTCATGCACGGCGAAGACCTGGACTGGGCCTACCGCATCAAAGCGGCGGGCTGGCGGGTGTGGTATCATCCCCAGGTGCGCGTCCTTCATCACAAGGGCGCCGCCTCGCGCGGCAACCCGCGCGTCCGCTATGCCTTCTACCAGGCCATGCACATCTTCGTCCGCAAGCACTACCGCCGCCAGACGCCGCTCCCGCTCTACGCCCTGATCCTGGCCGGGATCGCCATCAAGGGCGGGGTGGATGTCGGCCTCACCTGGCTGCGGTCTCGTCTTCCGGCCTCGCCGGCGGCAGGGGTGCGACCATGA
- a CDS encoding amidohydrolase: MPATLLTHATLLTLDEHDRILSDASVAISGEMIVSVGRPPAGFTPDEVIDLGGRVLMPGLYNTHTHAAMTFARGYAEDLPLDRWFNERIWRLESALTPEMVYWGTMLAIVEMVKGGVIGFGDHYFHMDQVARAVEETGVRANLAWAVFGAAGEQEVGITIPQTLEFVRAYDGAADGRLRALFGPHSPYQCPDAFLARTAAVAVRENIGIHIHAAETAAQVLQSLAAHDMTPIEFLAHRGLFETHSIVAHAIHATDIDLDILAGEEVNVVVCPSTHMKYGMGVARLPEMLNLGVNVALGTDGAGSSTALNLWHELRLAVLSQRQAQGDATLLAGATPLHLAGPNGARALGFERAGVLAPGYAADLIVVDTTAAHFQPLHDVVANLVWCTQPADVCDVMVAGRWLMRQRRLLTIDEAQVLAGFQAAVAGMLAAPLAQFRRYDL, translated from the coding sequence ATGCCTGCCACCCTCCTCACCCACGCCACCCTCCTCACCCTCGACGAGCACGACCGCATTCTGAGCGACGCCAGCGTGGCCATCAGCGGCGAGATGATCGTGTCCGTGGGCCGGCCGCCGGCCGGGTTCACGCCCGACGAGGTCATCGACCTGGGCGGGCGCGTGCTCATGCCCGGCCTCTACAACACCCACACCCACGCCGCCATGACCTTCGCCCGCGGCTACGCCGAAGACCTGCCCCTCGATCGCTGGTTCAACGAGCGGATTTGGCGGCTGGAATCAGCCCTGACGCCGGAGATGGTCTATTGGGGGACGATGTTGGCCATTGTCGAGATGGTCAAGGGCGGGGTGATCGGCTTTGGCGACCACTACTTCCACATGGATCAGGTCGCTCGTGCGGTCGAGGAAACGGGCGTGCGGGCCAACCTGGCCTGGGCAGTGTTCGGCGCCGCTGGCGAGCAAGAAGTGGGCATCACCATTCCGCAAACGCTGGAATTCGTGCGCGCCTATGATGGCGCCGCCGATGGCCGGCTGCGCGCCCTCTTTGGCCCCCACTCGCCCTACCAGTGCCCCGACGCCTTCCTGGCCCGCACGGCGGCCGTGGCCGTGCGCGAGAATATCGGCATCCACATCCACGCCGCCGAAACCGCCGCCCAGGTCTTGCAGTCGCTGGCCGCCCACGACATGACCCCGATCGAATTCCTGGCCCACCGCGGTCTGTTCGAGACCCATAGCATCGTCGCCCACGCCATCCATGCCACCGATATCGACCTCGACATCCTGGCCGGCGAGGAGGTCAACGTCGTCGTCTGCCCCAGCACGCACATGAAATATGGCATGGGCGTGGCCCGCCTGCCCGAGATGCTGAATCTTGGCGTCAACGTCGCCCTGGGCACAGATGGCGCCGGCAGCAGCACGGCCCTGAACCTCTGGCACGAGCTGCGGCTGGCCGTGCTCAGCCAGCGGCAGGCGCAGGGCGACGCCACCCTTTTGGCGGGGGCGACGCCGCTGCACCTGGCCGGGCCGAACGGGGCGCGCGCCCTGGGCTTCGAGCGGGCGGGCGTGCTGGCCCCCGGCTATGCCGCCGACCTGATTGTGGTCGATACGACCGCCGCCCACTTCCAGCCCCTGCACGATGTGGTCGCCAACCTGGTGTGGTGCACGCAGCCGGCCGATGTGTGTGATGTGATGGTGGCGGGGCGCTGGCTGATGCGCCAGCGGCGGTTGCTGACCATCGATGAAGCCCAGGTGCTGGCCGGATTCCAGGCGGCGGTGGCGGGGATGCTGGCCGCGCCTTTGGCGCAGTTCCGGCGCTACGATCTCTGA
- a CDS encoding MBL fold metallo-hydrolase, which translates to MPPPAATLHYLGHATLMVEMNGRSILTDPVLGDRVFHLRRRRLSGRHWYQRQSEPDLLLLSHLHLDHLHLPSLRKLPAHLTIVVPRGAGAWLRFVIPQTIVELGPGEDLTLGDITITATPALHNSKAGLFFALLDLAQGYLIRGARTIYFPGDTDLFPEMAAIGDAGLDLALMPVWGWGPTLGAGHLDPYRAAQALALLRPRLAIPIHWASFRPLGAIWERASFLHSPGPEFQRLAAAHAPDTAIHLVAPGDSFDLR; encoded by the coding sequence ATGCCCCCCCCGGCCGCCACCCTTCACTACCTCGGCCACGCCACCCTCATGGTCGAGATGAACGGCCGCAGCATCCTCACCGACCCAGTTCTCGGCGACCGCGTCTTCCACCTGCGGCGCCGCCGTCTCTCTGGCCGGCACTGGTACCAGCGCCAGAGCGAGCCTGACCTCCTCCTCCTCTCACACCTCCACCTCGACCACCTCCATCTGCCCAGCCTGCGCAAACTGCCCGCCCACCTGACCATCGTCGTCCCGCGCGGGGCCGGCGCCTGGCTGCGCTTCGTCATCCCCCAGACCATCGTCGAACTTGGCCCCGGCGAGGACCTGACCCTGGGCGACATCACCATCACCGCCACCCCCGCCCTCCACAACAGCAAGGCCGGCCTGTTCTTCGCCCTTCTCGACCTCGCCCAGGGCTATCTCATCCGCGGCGCCCGCACCATCTACTTCCCCGGCGACACCGACCTCTTCCCCGAAATGGCGGCCATCGGCGACGCCGGCCTCGACCTGGCCCTGATGCCGGTGTGGGGATGGGGGCCAACCCTGGGCGCCGGCCATCTCGACCCCTACCGCGCCGCCCAGGCCCTGGCCTTGCTCCGCCCCCGGCTTGCCATCCCCATCCACTGGGCCAGCTTCCGGCCCCTCGGCGCCATCTGGGAGCGAGCCAGCTTCCTCCACAGCCCCGGCCCCGAATTCCAACGCCTGGCCGCCGCGCACGCCCCTGACACCGCCATCCACCTCGTCGCCCCCGGCGACAGCTTCGACCTGCGGTAA
- a CDS encoding HEAT repeat domain-containing protein produces MDDLPTERLIYLLRHGDGETQVEAARALAGRGAEPEAHVALYEATFAADARIRAVAAPALIARADDRTLIRLADLLSDRRQEVRRAAAEAMRDLGDPAATLPLLDALADSNRWLVLAAVEGLERFGTAAARPALRKLAAGRDWGISQAARRALAAVEGRQS; encoded by the coding sequence ATGGACGACCTCCCCACCGAACGCCTGATCTATCTGCTGCGGCACGGCGACGGCGAAACCCAGGTCGAGGCTGCCCGTGCCCTGGCCGGGCGCGGGGCCGAGCCGGAGGCCCACGTCGCCCTCTACGAGGCCACCTTTGCCGCCGATGCCCGCATCCGCGCCGTCGCTGCCCCTGCCCTCATCGCCCGCGCCGACGACCGCACCCTCATCCGGCTGGCCGACCTGCTCAGCGACCGCCGCCAGGAAGTCCGCCGCGCCGCCGCCGAAGCCATGCGCGACCTGGGCGACCCCGCCGCCACCCTGCCCCTGCTCGACGCCCTGGCCGACAGCAACCGTTGGCTGGTGCTGGCTGCGGTCGAGGGGCTGGAACGTTTTGGCACGGCGGCGGCGCGACCTGCCCTGCGCAAACTGGCCGCCGGCCGGGACTGGGGGATCAGCCAGGCGGCGCGGCGAGCGTTGGCGGCGGTGGAGGGCCGCCAATCATGA